From Roseateles sp. SL47:
GGCTTTCCCGCGCCAGGCCAGATCGGACACAAGCGTGAAAGTGTCGGGATGATCGCCGCGCTGATTCAAGGATGAAATGGCGAACCAGGTATTTAAATGGCACACCGACACGATCAATGCGATGAATAAAAAAGGCGCCGGTCCTGGATTCTTCCATCCCTCCTGAAGAAATCTCTGACTTCGTCTGGCATGGCTCTACCGACCCACCGGATTGGGAGAAACTCGATCGGGCCGGACACCACACCGACGGCCAGCTGACAGGCTCCCGCAAGCTTCGCCCGGACCTGACATCCTAGAATTCCGCGTGACCTGCCCCACGCCCTTCATCGCCCTGCCCCGTCTCTTGAGGCTGCCGCTGCTTTGCGCGGGCGCCCTGGCGAGCACCACCCCCTCATGGGCCGCCGGAAGCCTCGTGCTGATGGACGCCCCCCCGGCTGAATCGACCTGGTCGGGCGGTGTCTCCACGCGCAGTTGGCCGTCCGCGCCGGGCAGCCGTGCCCGGAGCGACGACGTGTTGCCCGCGTTCGAATACCTCGCGCCCAGCGGTGCCTTCGTCTCCACGGACCTGGGCGTGGGCTGGAATCTCGTTCCTCTTCTGGCCGGCGCCGAGTCCGCCAAGACCTGGCAAGCGGGTGCACGCCTGTGGCCGCAGTTCGGGCGCCCCTCGCGCTTCACACCACAAGGCATCGACCGGCTCGGCACGCGCATCACCTCCGAGGCCTTTGTCAATGTACAGGCGACGTCCTGGCTGCTGCTGCAATCGGGCGCGTCCTGGGGCAGCGGGCGACATCACGACGGCCGGCAGCTGGAGCTCGGGCTGACTTCGGGCATTCCCATCGGCGACGACCTGATCGGCCTGACGCTCGCAGCGACCACCGCCAACGCCGCCCACTTGCGCAGCAGCTATGGCGTCGGTCCGCGTGAGGCCCTCGCCAGCGGCGTGCCCGAATGGCGGCCTCGCGCCGGAATGATGGACTGGAGCATCGCGCTCAACGGCGAGCACAAGTTTTCCTCGCGCTGGTCGGTCAGCGGCCAGTGGCTCAACGCCCGGTTGGTCGGCGATGCGGCGCATTCGCCGCTGACCACCGCCAAGTCGCAGCAGACCTTCAGCGCCAGCCTCTGGTACCGGTTCTGAGCGCGCGGGGCCTGATCGAGATCCAGCCGCCCCCCTCCACGCTCTTGCCATCCGCCATGCGCCATCTCCCGCCCACCATCGTCGTCCGTCACCGCCACTTGCCATGCATCGTGTCCTCCTGATCGCCGTCCCGCTGTTCACGCTCTGCATGGCCCTCGAGTGGTGGTGGAGCCGCCGGCACGGCCGCGACACTCACGACCTGGCGGACTCGCTGAGCAGCCTCAGCCAGGGCCTGATGAGCCTGGCGGTGGCTGCGGTGACACCACTCTTCCAGACTGGCCTCTATGCCGGCGCCCTGCCGCATGTCGCGCTGGTGCCGGCGTCCGTGTGGTCGGGCTGGTGGGGATGGGCCGCAGCGATCGTTGTCTACGACTTCTGCGATTACTGGCTGCATCGCGTCAGCCACGAGAGCGCGATCTTCTGGGCGGCTCACGCGGTGCACCATCAGAGCGAGCGCTTCAACCTGACAACGGCGCTGCGGCAGGAGAGCTTCTACGCGGTAATGGGCGCGCCCTTCTTCCTGCCGATGGCGCTGCTGGGGATGCCAGTCCATCTCTACCTGGGTGCGGGGCTGTTCGTGCTGCTGTACCAGTTCTGGATCCACACCGAGCTGATCGGTAAGCTGGGCTGGTTGGACCGCGTGATTTCGACGCCCTCCAACCACCGGGTGCATCACGCGGTGAATCCAGGCTATCTCGACAAGAACTACGGCGCGGTGCTGGTGATCTGGGACCGGATGTTCGGTAGCTTCGCCCTGGAGACTGAACCCTGCGTGTACGGGACGGTGAAGCCCCTGCACAGCTGGTCGCCGCTGCGTGCGATCGGCCAGTTCTACGGCGAGCTTTTTCGAGCGCGCGCGGGCCACGCCGCGCTGGCGTGATCGCGTGCGGGTGCTGTTCAAGTCACCCGGGTGGGCGCCGCCGGGTCTGCCGCCCTTTGCACCGCCGGATGAGACGCGGCTGCGGCAACCACGCTTCGCCTCGCGCATGGAGGCGCTCGATGTGGCGCGGGCGATCAGCCTGTTCCTGGTGACGGCGGCCGCGACGGCAACCTGGCTGGATGCCGCCGAGGATCTCGGCGAGGGCCGCAATCTGCTGGCCGCCGCAGTGGTCGCGATCGGCTTGTCGGCGACGGGCGCGATGCTCACGCGCGGCGTGCATGACGGTCAGCTCGATGGCCGCGAGCATCGCGCCAGCGATCGGTCCTCCCGGCGGCGGGCATGGGGCATCTACCTCGGCGCGATGGCCTTGTGCGTGGGGTTGATCGCGGTCATGGTGGGGTAGCCCTTTCCCTCTCCGCCTCTGCAGGGGTGCCTGCTGCGCTTGCACAGCCGCCGGTTTTTGTGACTGAGCGTCTCAGGCAGGCGCTCAGGTACGGATAGGGCCGCTGGCAGCGACGTTGCAAATCCGACTGTTCCGAGACTTCCTAACGCCACGGTCAGAACAATCCATGATGATCTTAGGGAAACCCCTTTCATCGCCGGATGAAAGCCGCTTCAGCATCTAGCGGAAACAATGCCCATACCCCAGGAGACCTGAATGCGCCTGCTCTCGTTGCTTGCACTTGCTCTACTGCCACTGGCCGCCCACGCCGACCTGCTGATTGGTCAAACGGCAGGATTTACCGGCCCGGTCGGTGCGAGTGTTACCGAAACAACCGAGGGCGCGAAGCTCTACCTTGACTCGATCAATGCGGCCGGAGGGATCAACGGCCAGACGGTGAAGCTGGTCTCGCTGGATGACAAGTTTGACCCACCCACCGCTGCCGCCAATGCAGCGAAATTGATCACCACCGACAACGTACTGGCCCTGTTTCTGACACGAGGCACGCCCCACAACCAGGCGATCCTGCCGCTGCTGGCGACGCATCATGTGCCGCTCATTGCGCCGTCCTCGGGCGCAGCGCTGCTGCACACCCCGGTCAATCCTTGGGTGTTCAACGTGCGTGCCACCTACCAGCGCGAAGCCGAGCGCGCGGTGCGTCACTTGAGCCTGATCGGCATTGAAAGGATAGGGATCGTCCAGGTCGACGACTCGTTCGGCGCCGACGCAGTGATAGGTGCGAACAATGGCCTTGCCGCAGTGAACAAAACGGCTGCGTTCTCGACCAAATTTGACCGCGCGAAGCCTGACTTCAAGGCGGCAGCACAAAGCGCTGTCTCTAGCAATGCGCAGGCCATCATGTTCCTGGGCTCCGGCCAAGCGGTCGCAGACGGCATTGCCGCCATTCGCGCAGCAGGCTCCAAGGCGCAATTCGTGACCTTGTCCAACAATGCCGCGCATGGTTTCGTGAACCAGTTGGGTGAAAACGCGCGCGGCGTGATGGTGACTCAGGTGTTCCCGTATGAGCGCTCCAAAGCCAGCAAGATCGTGAC
This genomic window contains:
- a CDS encoding MipA/OmpV family protein, whose translation is MDAPPAESTWSGGVSTRSWPSAPGSRARSDDVLPAFEYLAPSGAFVSTDLGVGWNLVPLLAGAESAKTWQAGARLWPQFGRPSRFTPQGIDRLGTRITSEAFVNVQATSWLLLQSGASWGSGRHHDGRQLELGLTSGIPIGDDLIGLTLAATTANAAHLRSSYGVGPREALASGVPEWRPRAGMMDWSIALNGEHKFSSRWSVSGQWLNARLVGDAAHSPLTTAKSQQTFSASLWYRF
- a CDS encoding sterol desaturase family protein codes for the protein MHRVLLIAVPLFTLCMALEWWWSRRHGRDTHDLADSLSSLSQGLMSLAVAAVTPLFQTGLYAGALPHVALVPASVWSGWWGWAAAIVVYDFCDYWLHRVSHESAIFWAAHAVHHQSERFNLTTALRQESFYAVMGAPFFLPMALLGMPVHLYLGAGLFVLLYQFWIHTELIGKLGWLDRVISTPSNHRVHHAVNPGYLDKNYGAVLVIWDRMFGSFALETEPCVYGTVKPLHSWSPLRAIGQFYGELFRARAGHAALA
- a CDS encoding ABC transporter substrate-binding protein translates to MRLLSLLALALLPLAAHADLLIGQTAGFTGPVGASVTETTEGAKLYLDSINAAGGINGQTVKLVSLDDKFDPPTAAANAAKLITTDNVLALFLTRGTPHNQAILPLLATHHVPLIAPSSGAALLHTPVNPWVFNVRATYQREAERAVRHLSLIGIERIGIVQVDDSFGADAVIGANNGLAAVNKTAAFSTKFDRAKPDFKAAAQSAVSSNAQAIMFLGSGQAVADGIAAIRAAGSKAQFVTLSNNAAHGFVNQLGENARGVMVTQVFPYERSKASKIVTEAAQMSQAKGKGDITPAMMEGFAAAKVLVEGLRRVGPNPTRQKLRDALEGMRKVDIGGLEVSFSPTDHTGLDYADLSIIGADGKFMR